The following coding sequences lie in one Heyndrickxia oleronia genomic window:
- the fabD gene encoding ACP S-malonyltransferase: MGKIAFVFPGQGSQTVGMGESVIENNADAKSIFERADKRLGYSLSTIILNGPLDQLTLTTNAQPALLTTSIAILNCLEEAGIRADYTAGHSLGEYTALVAAGAIDFEDAVYAVHKRGEYMEEAVPNGEGTMAAVLGLDRDSLQEITKEITLSGHSVQLANLNCPGQIVISGTVKGVELASQKAKESGAKRVLPLQVSGPFHSELMKPAAEKFVQVLDEITVQDAKTPVIANVTAGAMHQSQDIKAKLIEQLYSPVLWEDSIVTMIEDGVDTFIEIGPGKVLSGLIRKINRDVKTYSVQDIESCEKLISELSSN; encoded by the coding sequence ATGGGGAAAATTGCATTTGTTTTTCCAGGTCAAGGTTCTCAAACGGTTGGTATGGGAGAATCAGTAATTGAAAATAATGCTGATGCGAAATCAATCTTTGAACGTGCAGACAAGCGTTTGGGATATTCTTTATCAACTATTATTTTAAATGGACCATTGGATCAATTAACATTAACGACCAATGCACAGCCAGCATTACTTACTACGAGTATAGCTATATTAAATTGTCTTGAAGAAGCAGGAATACGTGCAGATTATACAGCAGGTCATAGTCTTGGAGAGTACACAGCACTCGTTGCAGCTGGAGCAATTGATTTTGAGGATGCCGTTTATGCTGTTCATAAACGTGGTGAATATATGGAAGAAGCTGTGCCGAATGGTGAAGGAACGATGGCTGCTGTACTTGGCTTGGATCGAGATTCACTTCAAGAAATTACAAAAGAAATTACGTTAAGTGGTCATTCTGTTCAATTAGCAAATTTAAATTGTCCAGGACAAATCGTTATTTCTGGGACAGTAAAAGGTGTTGAACTTGCTTCGCAAAAAGCAAAAGAATCAGGTGCAAAGCGTGTACTTCCTTTACAAGTAAGTGGACCATTTCATTCTGAGCTAATGAAACCAGCTGCAGAAAAATTTGTCCAGGTTCTTGATGAAATTACTGTACAAGATGCTAAAACACCAGTTATTGCTAATGTTACAGCAGGAGCAATGCATCAATCTCAAGATATTAAAGCAAAACTAATTGAACAATTGTATTCACCTGTTTTATGGGAGGATTCAATCGTTACAATGATCGAAGATGGTGTTGATACTTTTATAGAAATAGGGCCAGGAAAAGTTTTATCTGGATTAATAAGAAAAATAAATCGAGATGTTAAAACATACTCCGTTCAAGATATTGAAAGCTGTGAAAAACTTATTAGTGAACTAAGTAGTAACTGA
- the plsX gene encoding phosphate acyltransferase PlsX, translated as MKIAIDAMGGDNAPKEIVLGVNKAIKEFPDIEIILFGKEDEIKQYLEENPRVEVVHTDEVIEGTDEPVKAVRRKKQASMVLMAQAVADGKADACISAGNTGALMAAGLFVIGRIDGIERPALAPTLPTIDGKGFVMLDLGANAEAKPEHLLQYAIMGSIYAEKVRGIAKPRVGLLNIGTEEKKGNELTKKTFEMLKEADLNFVGNIESRELLQGPADVVVTDGFTGNMVLKTIEGTAGSLFSLLKKAFMTNFKSKLAAGLVKNELKELKNMMDYTEYGGAGLFGINSPVIKAHGSSNANALYNAVRQAREMASHQVTQIIKDTIKKENK; from the coding sequence ATGAAAATTGCTATTGATGCAATGGGTGGAGACAACGCTCCTAAGGAAATAGTTTTAGGTGTAAATAAAGCAATTAAAGAATTTCCCGATATTGAAATAATACTATTCGGGAAAGAAGATGAAATTAAACAATATTTAGAAGAAAATCCACGTGTTGAGGTTGTCCATACTGATGAAGTAATCGAAGGAACTGATGAGCCTGTCAAAGCCGTTCGACGTAAAAAACAAGCCTCCATGGTCTTGATGGCCCAGGCAGTTGCTGATGGCAAGGCAGATGCCTGTATTTCAGCCGGAAACACAGGAGCATTAATGGCTGCAGGGCTATTCGTTATTGGACGAATTGACGGAATTGAACGTCCTGCACTTGCCCCTACTTTACCAACAATTGATGGTAAAGGTTTTGTTATGCTAGATTTGGGTGCAAATGCTGAAGCGAAACCAGAACATTTACTCCAATATGCCATTATGGGGTCCATCTATGCAGAGAAGGTACGTGGTATTGCTAAACCACGGGTTGGCTTATTGAATATTGGAACGGAAGAGAAAAAAGGAAATGAATTAACGAAAAAAACATTTGAAATGTTAAAAGAAGCTGATTTAAACTTTGTAGGTAATATTGAATCAAGAGAGCTTTTACAAGGTCCGGCTGATGTTGTCGTAACAGATGGATTTACTGGTAATATGGTGTTAAAAACAATTGAAGGTACGGCAGGATCGTTATTCTCACTCTTAAAAAAAGCATTTATGACGAATTTTAAAAGTAAATTGGCTGCTGGTTTAGTAAAAAATGAGCTTAAAGAATTAAAAAATATGATGGATTACACTGAATATGGTGGTGCAGGTCTTTTTGGTATAAATTCACCGGTTATTAAGGCTCATGGTTCATCAAATGCCAATGCCCTTTATAATGCAGTAAGACAAGCACGAGAAATGGCTAGTCATCAAGTGACACAAATTATTAAAGATACGATAAAAAAGGAAAACAAGTAA